The following proteins come from a genomic window of Halorussus halophilus:
- a CDS encoding sulfite oxidase-like oxidoreductase has translation MPASKDKTATHEEFDGERLPPGQRQTQQFPVLSKSGTPGWDMESWRFTVTGAVEDELDLSWQEFCDLPSETQKQDFHCVTGWSRFDNEFTGVTFPTIAEEADVEDEAVHVLFGSLDGYTTNLPLEECMREEVLFVRELDGQPLPSEHGGPLRVVTPHKYAYKGAKWVTSVEFLTEPKRGYWEKRGYSNTANPWQEERYSSW, from the coding sequence ATGCCAGCGAGTAAAGACAAGACCGCGACACACGAGGAGTTCGACGGCGAACGACTGCCGCCCGGCCAGCGCCAGACACAGCAGTTCCCGGTCCTCTCGAAGAGCGGGACACCGGGGTGGGACATGGAGTCGTGGCGGTTTACGGTCACGGGGGCCGTCGAAGACGAACTCGACCTCTCGTGGCAGGAGTTCTGTGACCTGCCGAGCGAGACCCAGAAACAGGACTTCCACTGTGTTACGGGGTGGAGTCGCTTCGACAACGAATTTACCGGCGTGACGTTCCCGACGATTGCCGAGGAGGCGGATGTGGAGGACGAGGCAGTTCACGTCCTGTTCGGGTCGCTCGACGGCTACACGACGAATCTCCCGCTGGAGGAGTGCATGCGCGAGGAAGTGCTGTTCGTCCGGGAACTCGACGGGCAACCGCTTCCCTCTGAACACGGCGGGCCGCTTCGGGTCGTCACGCCCCACAAGTACGCCTACAAGGGCGCGAAGTGGGTGACGAGCGTGGAATTTCTGACGGAGCCGAAGCGAGGCTACTGGGAGAAGCGTGGCTACTCGAACACGGCGAATCCGTGGCAAGAAGAGCGGTACAGTTCGTGGTAG
- a CDS encoding ABC transporter permease gives MDAVESLRLSWRAIRSHKLRSALTTLGVIIGVAAVITFVTLGTSLRADVLGQVGADRTPNVYAWASPEGEGGGAPGAGAQPVFTERDLQELQNISTVESVVPRGVVPTAGLSAGGETVAQRQVIATSPSYFDTQDFVAGRPFQQGQREVVLNEQAAKLFDSQVVVGENVTLRLASGDSVEAEVVGLLNSSAAGSAFEGFGSQPLVFTPTDPFYRTTIESPTTGESVRVYPTITVVADSFESVSETKEGVRNYLTNRSDAAQLAPDNYAFSVSTDQDLVNQLEELISTLTNFITGIAVISLIVGSIGIANIMLVSVTERTKEIGIMKAVGAQRRDVLQLFLFEAVMLGVVGAVVGIPVGVLGAYAAGEYIGLSLVLPYDWFAIAVAVGVLVGVVAGLYPAWNASRTDPIDALRYE, from the coding sequence ATGGACGCCGTCGAGAGCCTGCGACTGAGTTGGCGCGCGATTCGGAGCCACAAGCTTCGCTCAGCGCTGACGACGCTCGGGGTCATCATCGGCGTCGCGGCGGTCATCACCTTCGTCACGCTCGGCACGAGTCTGCGCGCGGACGTACTCGGGCAGGTCGGGGCCGACCGTACGCCGAACGTCTACGCGTGGGCCAGTCCGGAGGGCGAGGGCGGCGGCGCACCCGGAGCGGGCGCACAGCCAGTTTTCACCGAACGCGACCTCCAGGAACTCCAGAACATCTCGACCGTCGAGTCCGTCGTCCCGCGGGGGGTGGTACCCACCGCAGGCCTCTCTGCGGGCGGCGAGACGGTCGCACAGCGACAGGTGATAGCCACCTCACCCTCCTACTTCGACACGCAGGATTTCGTGGCTGGGCGTCCCTTTCAGCAGGGCCAGCGCGAAGTCGTGCTGAACGAGCAGGCCGCGAAGCTGTTCGATTCGCAGGTCGTCGTGGGGGAGAACGTCACGCTCAGGTTGGCTTCTGGGGACTCAGTCGAGGCGGAGGTCGTCGGCCTGCTCAACTCCTCGGCGGCGGGCAGTGCTTTCGAAGGATTCGGCTCACAACCGCTCGTGTTCACTCCGACCGACCCGTTCTACCGGACGACCATCGAAAGTCCGACCACGGGCGAGAGCGTGCGCGTCTACCCGACGATAACGGTCGTCGCAGATAGCTTCGAGTCCGTCTCGGAGACCAAGGAGGGCGTCCGGAATTATCTCACCAATCGCTCCGACGCCGCGCAACTCGCGCCCGACAATTATGCGTTCTCGGTCTCGACCGACCAAGACCTCGTGAACCAACTCGAAGAGCTGATTAGCACGCTCACGAACTTCATCACCGGTATCGCGGTCATCTCCTTGATTGTGGGGTCAATCGGCATCGCGAACATCATGCTCGTCTCCGTCACCGAGCGCACGAAGGAGATCGGCATCATGAAAGCCGTCGGCGCACAGCGCCGCGACGTGCTCCAACTGTTCCTCTTCGAGGCGGTCATGCTCGGCGTCGTCGGCGCAGTCGTCGGCATTCCGGTGGGCGTCCTCGGAGCCTACGCGGCGGGCGAGTACATCGGACTCTCGCTCGTGTTACCTTACGACTGGTTCGCCATCGCGGTGGCAGTCGGGGTCTTAGTGGGCGTCGTTGCAGGCCTCTATCCGGCGTGGAACGCATCGCGGACCGACCCTATCGACGCGCTGCGGTACGAATAG
- a CDS encoding class I SAM-dependent methyltransferase has translation MPDDSNNSEQSNDSKPRTQVFNGVAVPTVEPEEGIDYFPEYEDGTSSALRRRVRPGDDVVVVGGGRGITTVSAARATGPEGSVTTYEANAEMLQTLQRTILANRVTDRVTLEHAAVGPVQEGSKETFGPPDGDRRDPSAIPDCDVLELDCEGSEVEVLQNLEARPRVVVVETHEPIGVPSADSEAALEAMGYRIENCVDAGANDELEVLTAVRAE, from the coding sequence GTGCCAGACGACTCGAACAACTCTGAGCAATCGAACGATTCGAAACCACGAACGCAGGTGTTCAACGGCGTCGCCGTCCCGACGGTCGAACCCGAGGAAGGAATCGACTACTTTCCGGAGTACGAGGACGGGACGAGTTCGGCACTCCGCCGTCGAGTTCGACCCGGCGACGACGTGGTGGTCGTCGGTGGCGGGCGAGGTATCACGACCGTCTCGGCGGCGCGTGCGACGGGACCCGAGGGCAGCGTGACGACGTACGAGGCGAACGCCGAGATGCTCCAGACGCTCCAGCGGACAATTCTCGCCAACCGAGTGACGGACCGGGTGACGCTGGAACACGCCGCAGTCGGGCCCGTACAGGAGGGGTCGAAGGAGACGTTCGGACCACCGGACGGGGACCGGCGCGACCCGAGCGCGATTCCGGACTGTGACGTACTGGAACTGGACTGCGAGGGAAGCGAAGTCGAGGTTCTGCAGAACCTCGAAGCCCGCCCTCGGGTCGTCGTGGTCGAGACCCACGAGCCAATCGGGGTCCCGTCTGCGGACTCCGAGGCCGCACTCGAAGCGATGGGGTATCGCATCGAGAACTGCGTGGACGCCGGAGCGAACGACGAGTTGGAAGTCCTGACCGCCGTTCGAGCGGAGTAG
- a CDS encoding GIY-YIG nuclease family protein encodes MPVHFVYVLECSDGTFYTGYTTDVERRVREHDDGEGAKYTRGRTPVELIHTEEFDSKSAAMSREYELKQLSRRQKEQLIFEESEP; translated from the coding sequence GTGCCGGTCCACTTCGTGTACGTGCTCGAATGTAGCGACGGAACCTTTTATACTGGCTACACCACCGACGTAGAGCGCCGCGTGCGAGAACACGACGACGGCGAGGGTGCAAAGTACACGCGCGGTCGGACGCCCGTCGAACTGATTCACACCGAGGAGTTCGACTCGAAGTCGGCGGCGATGTCCCGCGAGTACGAACTCAAGCAGTTGTCGCGGCGGCAGAAAGAGCAGTTGATTTTCGAGGAGTCGGAGCCGTGA
- a CDS encoding DUF1931 family protein, with product MADLIVKAAVKDALDDKNVASDFYDALDERVEDLLDDAARRAEANDRKTVQPRDL from the coding sequence ATGGCAGACCTCATCGTCAAAGCCGCTGTCAAGGACGCACTGGACGACAAGAACGTGGCCTCCGACTTCTACGACGCGCTCGACGAGCGAGTCGAGGACCTCCTCGACGACGCTGCCCGACGAGCCGAGGCCAACGACCGGAAGACCGTCCAGCCGCGCGACCTGTAG
- the rpiA gene encoding ribose-5-phosphate isomerase RpiA has protein sequence MKSTGGSDAAKRAAGESAAEAVEDGMVVGLGTGSTAAHAIRAIGRMVDSGLDVRGVPTSFQSRELAKEAAIPLVGLDEVDGVDLAIDGADQFSGPHLVKGGGAAHAREKIVDAAADRLLVVADPSKAAKRLDHPVPVEVLPDARTTVSADVRALGGDPQLRAAECKDGPVVTDNGNLVLDASFGPISEPANLADDLSAIPGAVEHGLFVGLADEIHVGSEDGVEVTEF, from the coding sequence ATGAAATCGACCGGTGGAAGCGACGCGGCGAAGCGCGCGGCGGGCGAGAGCGCGGCCGAAGCAGTCGAAGACGGCATGGTCGTCGGCCTCGGCACCGGAAGCACCGCGGCCCACGCGATTCGGGCAATCGGCCGGATGGTCGATTCGGGCCTTGACGTGCGCGGTGTCCCGACCTCCTTCCAGTCGCGCGAACTCGCCAAGGAGGCGGCCATCCCGCTGGTCGGCTTGGACGAAGTAGACGGCGTGGACCTCGCTATCGACGGCGCAGACCAGTTCTCTGGCCCGCACCTCGTCAAGGGCGGCGGCGCGGCCCACGCGAGGGAGAAAATCGTAGACGCGGCCGCAGACCGCTTGCTCGTCGTCGCAGACCCGAGCAAGGCCGCCAAGCGGCTGGACCACCCTGTTCCGGTCGAAGTGCTTCCCGACGCGCGGACGACGGTTTCAGCCGACGTGCGCGCACTGGGCGGCGACCCACAGCTCCGGGCGGCCGAGTGCAAGGACGGACCGGTCGTGACCGACAACGGAAACCTGGTCCTCGACGCCTCGTTCGGGCCGATTTCCGAGCCAGCGAACCTCGCAGACGACCTCTCGGCGATTCCCGGCGCGGTCGAACACGGTCTGTTCGTCGGACTCGCCGACGAGATACACGTCGGAAGCGAGGACGGCGTGGAAGTCACCGAGTTCTAA
- a CDS encoding NADPH-dependent FMN reductase, translated as MNTTPKVVALSGSMRDGSYTRAALKHVLDAAEEKGAETKLLDVREYDLPIFDPDENEPEAATELKREIREADSVIWGSPVYHGSYSSAFRNVHDYCGFDEYEDTTVGLLTVAGGGSFASTLDHMRVTARGVHAWVLPHQVGIRNARNRIEDGEFLEEDLEERVRKLGEQAVEYAFITPDVTTENTEADSAESAADD; from the coding sequence ATGAACACAACCCCCAAAGTCGTCGCACTCTCTGGAAGCATGCGCGACGGCAGTTACACCCGTGCCGCACTGAAACACGTCCTTGACGCCGCCGAAGAGAAGGGTGCCGAGACGAAGCTCCTCGACGTCCGCGAGTACGACCTCCCCATCTTCGACCCCGACGAGAACGAACCCGAGGCCGCGACCGAACTCAAGCGCGAGATTCGAGAGGCCGACTCGGTCATCTGGGGCAGTCCCGTCTACCACGGCTCGTACTCCTCTGCGTTCCGCAACGTCCACGACTACTGTGGCTTCGACGAGTACGAAGACACAACTGTCGGCCTGCTGACGGTCGCTGGCGGCGGGTCGTTCGCAAGCACGCTCGACCACATGCGCGTGACTGCTCGCGGAGTCCACGCGTGGGTCCTCCCCCACCAAGTCGGCATCCGGAACGCCCGCAATCGCATCGAAGACGGCGAGTTCCTGGAAGAAGACCTCGAAGAGCGCGTCCGTAAACTTGGCGAGCAAGCAGTCGAATACGCCTTCATCACGCCGGACGTGACGACGGAGAACACCGAGGCCGATAGCGCGGAGAGCGCAGCCGACGACTAA
- a CDS encoding GNAT family N-acetyltransferase, with translation MQVREATDDDALDVRRVLDAAMLEVREDLSECIDSGDVLVAEEGESILGALVLVPKSGEDAAYIDAVAVRRARRAQGVGTALVGRAAEREGQLTAEFDADVRPFYEALGFDVSPVEGADGERGEQEESGEREERDRFWGVLD, from the coding sequence ATGCAGGTCCGCGAAGCAACCGACGACGACGCGCTCGACGTTCGCCGCGTCCTCGACGCCGCGATGCTGGAGGTGCGCGAGGACCTGTCCGAGTGTATCGACTCGGGAGACGTGCTGGTCGCCGAGGAAGGCGAGTCGATTCTCGGCGCGCTCGTACTCGTTCCCAAATCCGGCGAAGACGCCGCCTACATCGACGCCGTGGCCGTCCGCCGCGCTCGCCGCGCGCAGGGCGTCGGCACCGCGCTCGTCGGGCGAGCGGCCGAGCGCGAAGGCCAACTCACCGCTGAGTTCGACGCGGACGTACGACCGTTCTACGAGGCGCTCGGATTCGACGTTTCGCCGGTCGAAGGTGCAGACGGAGAGCGAGGAGAGCAGGAAGAGAGCGGCGAACGAGAAGAACGAGACCGATTCTGGGGCGTCCTCGACTGA
- a CDS encoding ABC transporter ATP-binding protein, protein MAASHSDSSADADFSDPAGDSGQAVALREVRKTYVLGGEEVHALDGVTLWIPNGSYTAVMGPSGSGKSTLLNLIGCLDTPTEGSVWVNGREVSAMSDRDRTRVRGEEIGFVFQTFNLMPKLTAAENVALPLVFQGVSRSERRERARELLEDVGLGDRADHRPNELSGGQRQRVAIARALAADPAIILADEPTGNLDQETGKQIMGLFQRLHDEGNTILMVTHERPIAEHAERVVHVLDGTLERVEEIESPRRVEAELD, encoded by the coding sequence ATGGCTGCAAGCCACTCGGACTCCTCGGCCGACGCTGACTTCTCGGACCCCGCTGGCGACTCCGGACAAGCGGTGGCGCTCCGCGAAGTTCGGAAGACATACGTCCTCGGTGGCGAGGAAGTCCACGCGCTCGACGGCGTCACTCTCTGGATTCCGAATGGCTCGTACACGGCCGTCATGGGTCCGAGTGGCTCCGGGAAATCGACGCTGCTCAACCTCATCGGCTGTCTCGACACGCCCACAGAAGGTTCAGTTTGGGTCAACGGCCGAGAAGTGTCGGCGATGTCCGACCGAGACCGCACCCGCGTCCGCGGCGAGGAAATCGGCTTCGTCTTCCAGACGTTCAACCTCATGCCGAAACTCACCGCGGCCGAGAACGTCGCGCTCCCACTCGTCTTTCAGGGCGTCTCGCGCTCCGAGCGCCGTGAGCGCGCCAGAGAACTCCTCGAAGACGTCGGCCTCGGTGACCGTGCCGACCACCGCCCCAACGAACTCTCGGGTGGTCAGCGCCAGCGCGTCGCCATCGCTCGCGCGCTGGCGGCCGACCCCGCCATCATCCTCGCCGACGAACCGACTGGTAATCTCGACCAAGAGACTGGCAAGCAAATCATGGGGCTGTTCCAGCGACTCCACGACGAGGGCAACACCATCCTGATGGTTACCCACGAGCGGCCAATCGCGGAACACGCGGAGCGAGTCGTCCACGTCCTCGACGGTACCTTAGAACGTGTCGAGGAGATAGAGTCGCCCCGACGAGTCGAAGCGGAACTGGACTGA
- a CDS encoding phosphoglucomutase/phosphomannomutase family protein — protein sequence METPISFGTDGWRATLDEFTAPRVRMVGQAVADYLREVEDRESGTVAVGYDARDTSRGFAEELCRVLAANGFDALIPPRDCPTPLAVWTIADRDLAGALVVSASHNPPNYNGVKFFPHDAAPALPEVTDEIMARIAEPDPLPESEHGSVREEDFLEPYAEHVFDLVDADLSDLTVVYDAIHGSGRGFTDELLERAGATVHRRRCEQDAEFGGTNPEPSAENLQGLVEEIRERDADLGIANDGDSDRIAVVTPERGFLDENLFFAAVYDHLLETQSGPAVRTVSTTFLIDRVAEAHGEDVYETAVGYKWVAQAMGEHDALIGGEESGGFSIRGHNREKDGVLMALVAAAAESEESFDERVDRLLDEHGEIHQSKVSVDCADDEKSRVLTDLEANLPDEVAGEHVENVNTTDGFKILLEDGSWLLVRPSGTEPKMRVYAEAGSEERVEELLSAGRELVEPLV from the coding sequence ATGGAGACGCCGATTTCGTTCGGGACCGACGGTTGGCGCGCGACGTTAGACGAGTTCACTGCCCCCCGCGTACGCATGGTCGGCCAAGCGGTCGCCGACTACCTCCGGGAGGTCGAAGACCGAGAGTCGGGGACCGTCGCCGTCGGCTACGACGCCCGCGACACCTCCCGCGGATTCGCCGAGGAGTTGTGTCGAGTGCTGGCGGCCAACGGCTTCGACGCGTTGATTCCGCCGCGAGACTGTCCGACGCCGCTCGCCGTGTGGACCATCGCCGACCGCGACCTCGCTGGCGCGCTGGTCGTCTCGGCGAGTCACAACCCGCCGAACTACAACGGCGTGAAGTTCTTCCCCCACGACGCCGCGCCCGCGCTCCCTGAGGTCACCGACGAAATCATGGCCCGCATCGCGGAACCGGACCCGCTTCCGGAGTCTGAGCACGGGAGCGTCCGAGAAGAGGACTTCCTCGAACCGTACGCCGAACACGTCTTCGACCTCGTGGACGCCGACCTCTCGGACCTCACGGTCGTCTACGACGCGATTCACGGCTCCGGTCGCGGCTTCACCGACGAACTGTTAGAGCGAGCAGGTGCGACGGTTCATCGACGCCGCTGCGAACAGGACGCCGAGTTCGGTGGGACGAACCCCGAACCGAGCGCCGAGAATTTGCAGGGTCTCGTGGAGGAAATCCGCGAGCGTGACGCCGACCTCGGTATCGCCAACGACGGCGACTCCGACCGCATCGCGGTCGTCACGCCAGAGAGGGGCTTCTTGGACGAGAACCTCTTCTTCGCGGCGGTGTACGACCACCTCTTGGAGACCCAATCTGGTCCGGCCGTCAGGACCGTCTCGACCACCTTCCTCATCGACCGCGTGGCCGAAGCCCACGGCGAAGACGTGTACGAGACCGCAGTCGGCTACAAGTGGGTCGCCCAAGCGATGGGCGAACACGACGCGCTCATCGGCGGCGAGGAGTCCGGCGGCTTCTCGATTCGCGGCCACAACCGCGAGAAAGACGGCGTGTTGATGGCGCTCGTCGCGGCCGCGGCCGAGAGCGAGGAGTCGTTCGACGAGCGCGTCGATAGGTTGCTAGACGAACACGGCGAGATTCATCAAAGCAAGGTGAGTGTCGATTGTGCGGACGACGAGAAGTCGCGCGTTCTCACGGACTTGGAAGCCAACCTCCCCGACGAAGTCGCGGGCGAACACGTCGAGAACGTCAACACGACGGACGGGTTCAAGATTTTGCTGGAAGATGGGTCGTGGTTGCTGGTTCGCCCGAGCGGCACGGAGCCGAAGATGCGCGTCTACGCCGAGGCGGGAAGCGAGGAGCGCGTCGAGGAGTTGTTGAGTGCGGGTCGTGAGTTGGTCGAACCGTTGGTGTGA
- the larB gene encoding nickel pincer cofactor biosynthesis protein LarB translates to MREILEAVAAGELSVAEAESELAGYATSEAGRFDAARETRRGVPEAILSDGKTPNEVATLATTAVETTGRAIVTRTDADQRRALRDELAEEFPDAEVTTHERSNVVVAHAADFEAPTVDATVGVVTAGTSDAVPAGEAAVVAEEMGASVKRVSDVGVAALTRIVDQLDRLREADALIVAAGREGALPTVVAGLVDSPVIGLPVSTGYGHGGEGEAALSGMLQSCTVLSSVNVDAGFVAGAQAGLIARTVGARTADSPSSSETE, encoded by the coding sequence ATGCGCGAGATATTGGAGGCTGTCGCCGCGGGCGAACTGAGCGTCGCGGAGGCCGAGAGCGAACTCGCAGGCTACGCGACGAGCGAGGCCGGGCGATTCGACGCGGCGCGCGAGACGCGCCGTGGCGTGCCTGAAGCGATTCTGAGCGACGGCAAGACGCCCAACGAAGTCGCAACGCTGGCGACCACTGCCGTCGAGACCACCGGCCGCGCAATCGTGACGCGAACCGACGCAGACCAGCGGCGCGCGCTCCGTGACGAACTGGCCGAGGAGTTTCCCGACGCCGAAGTGACGACCCACGAACGGTCGAACGTCGTCGTCGCTCACGCGGCGGACTTCGAGGCACCCACGGTCGATGCGACGGTCGGCGTCGTCACGGCGGGCACGAGCGACGCCGTTCCTGCTGGCGAAGCGGCGGTCGTCGCCGAGGAGATGGGTGCGAGCGTCAAGCGCGTCTCCGACGTAGGCGTCGCCGCGTTGACGCGCATCGTAGACCAACTGGACCGACTTCGTGAGGCTGACGCCCTAATCGTCGCCGCCGGGCGAGAGGGCGCGTTACCGACCGTCGTAGCCGGGTTGGTGGATTCGCCCGTCATCGGACTGCCTGTCTCGACTGGCTACGGACACGGCGGAGAAGGCGAGGCCGCGCTCTCGGGGATGCTCCAGTCCTGTACGGTGCTGTCGTCCGTGAACGTCGATGCCGGGTTCGTCGCAGGCGCACAGGCCGGTCTCATCGCTCGCACGGTCGGTGCTCGGACAGCTGATTCGCCGAGTTCGAGCGAGACAGAATAA
- a CDS encoding DUF7563 family protein, translating into MPTCDHCGAHVSERFVRVFADEQGRVRACVSCSANAGIAEVARQRAEKANA; encoded by the coding sequence ATGCCAACGTGTGACCACTGCGGCGCGCACGTCTCCGAGCGATTCGTTCGAGTATTCGCCGACGAGCAGGGCCGGGTTCGAGCCTGCGTCTCCTGCTCGGCGAACGCCGGGATTGCAGAAGTCGCGCGCCAGCGCGCCGAGAAGGCCAACGCATAG